The following are encoded in a window of Cryobacterium sp. CG_9.6 genomic DNA:
- the tmk gene encoding dTMP kinase, whose translation MTGLFITLEGGDGTGKSTQAELLTDWLESEGRTVVRSREPGGTDVGVEIREIVLHHRGEIAPRAEALLYAADRAQHVATKLRPALARGEVIVQDRYLDSSVAYQGAGRVLGADEVRQLSLWAAEGLLPDLTILLDLNEADARSRLDAANKRFDRLEAEKNEFHARVRGAFLALAASEPERFLVIDAAASVDTIAAQIRARVTSLL comes from the coding sequence GTGACCGGGCTCTTCATCACGCTCGAGGGCGGCGACGGCACGGGCAAATCCACCCAGGCTGAGCTTCTCACCGACTGGCTCGAGAGCGAGGGGCGCACGGTCGTGCGTTCCCGGGAGCCGGGCGGCACCGACGTGGGGGTGGAGATTCGCGAGATCGTGCTGCACCACCGCGGCGAAATCGCCCCGCGTGCGGAGGCGCTGCTCTACGCGGCCGATCGCGCGCAGCACGTGGCCACCAAGTTGCGTCCGGCTCTCGCCCGCGGTGAGGTAATTGTGCAGGACCGGTATCTGGACTCCTCCGTGGCTTACCAGGGTGCCGGACGCGTGCTCGGTGCCGACGAGGTACGCCAGCTGTCCCTCTGGGCGGCTGAGGGCCTGCTGCCCGACCTCACGATTTTGCTGGACCTTAACGAAGCGGATGCCCGGAGTCGCCTCGACGCCGCCAACAAGCGCTTTGACCGCCTCGAGGCCGAGAAGAACGAGTTTCACGCCCGCGTGCGCGGTGCGTTTCTTGCCCTGGCCGCCAGCGAACCGGAGCGATTTCTGGTGATCGATGCGGCGGCATCCGTTGACACGATCGCCGCACAGATTCGTGCGCGCGTGACCTCCCTGCTCTGA
- a CDS encoding DNA polymerase III subunit delta' produces MAVWENLTGQAEAIAIFRAAATASDTSSMTHAWLITGPPGSGRSNLAFAFAAALLCPGTLDGDRDAIRQVEARTHPDLSVLTTDGVIIKMSTVKEAVARSQYSPSVGRYRVIVVEDADRMVERTSNVLLKALEEPPERTVWILCAPSEADLLPTIRSRVRTVRLRVPSIDDVADLLVKRDGVDPVIAELSARQSQSHIGMARRLATNPEARVRREETLRTALGIRSVSMAVNAAARLLAIAGDDAKAITIERDAAEREGVLRSLGVEPGQSVPTGLRSQIKALEDDQKRRATRSLRDGIDRILVDLTSLYRDVMMVQLGREQAVINLELGAELRSAGASSAPAATVATMDAIALARTRIQSNVAPALALEAMLVSAIRR; encoded by the coding sequence ATGGCAGTGTGGGAAAACCTGACGGGACAGGCTGAGGCCATCGCGATATTTCGCGCGGCGGCAACGGCCAGCGATACGTCGTCGATGACACATGCCTGGCTTATTACCGGGCCCCCCGGCTCCGGCCGTTCCAACCTCGCGTTCGCGTTCGCGGCCGCTCTGCTCTGCCCCGGAACACTCGATGGCGACCGCGATGCCATTCGCCAGGTTGAGGCACGCACTCATCCTGACCTCAGCGTGCTCACGACCGACGGCGTCATTATCAAGATGAGCACGGTGAAAGAGGCTGTTGCTCGCTCGCAATACTCCCCTTCGGTGGGCCGATACCGCGTGATCGTGGTCGAAGACGCCGACCGCATGGTGGAACGCACGAGCAACGTTCTGCTCAAAGCCCTGGAAGAACCGCCGGAACGCACCGTATGGATTCTCTGCGCGCCCAGTGAGGCCGACCTTCTCCCCACCATTCGCTCGCGCGTACGCACGGTCCGCTTGCGCGTCCCGAGCATCGACGACGTTGCCGACCTCCTCGTGAAGCGGGACGGTGTCGATCCGGTCATTGCGGAGCTCTCCGCCCGGCAGTCGCAGAGCCACATCGGTATGGCCCGACGGCTCGCAACGAACCCCGAGGCGAGGGTGCGGCGTGAGGAGACCCTGAGAACGGCTCTGGGCATCCGTTCGGTATCCATGGCCGTGAATGCGGCCGCGCGGCTTCTCGCCATTGCCGGCGACGACGCGAAGGCCATCACGATTGAACGGGATGCGGCTGAGCGCGAAGGCGTGCTGCGTTCCCTGGGTGTAGAACCCGGGCAGTCCGTTCCCACCGGCCTGCGCAGCCAGATCAAGGCCCTCGAAGACGATCAGAAGCGTCGCGCAACACGAAGTCTGCGGGACGGCATCGATCGAATTCTGGTGGACCTTACCTCGCTCTACCGCGACGTCATGATGGTGCAGCTGGGTCGGGAGCAGGCCGTGATCAACCTCGAGCTTGGTGCCGAGCTGCGGAGTGCGGGGGCGTCCAGCGCACCTGCAGCTACCGTCGCCACAATGGATGCGATAGCGCTCGCTCGCACCCGAATTCAATCTAACGTGGCACCGGCACTGGCCCTGGAGGCCATGCTCGTGTCCGCTATAAGGCGCTAG
- a CDS encoding alpha/beta hydrolase: MTPHPRLIAVMAGAVVLTLGLSGCVSAFTPDTAPTTSTPTGEAVDSALDPFYSQVLQWNDCDNGMQCTTANAPLDYGDPGAGTISLALVRQPATGGNRQGSLLVNPGGPGASGYDLVKNSVDFATDETLQDSFDVVGFDPRGVGRSSAVACYEPAQMDEYLYGLTTAARRTDAWIAELEASSVAFGEACAAKTGALLEHVDTESAARDLDLLRAVLGDAKLNYLGYSYGTYLGATFAELFPDKVGRLVFDGAIDPSTSNFEVTELQAKGFESALRAYLTDCLAGDQCPFSGTVDDAMATVGALLASVDVSPLTSTDGRQLGANALLTAIIAPLYEAAAWPLLSKMFTATMTNDASAAFSLADQYNGRQTDGSYRDNSSEAFSAINCVDYAYNDDPASMRAQAAEIEVMAPIIGRYMSFGDIGCANWPYAFTGERGEIQAAGADPILVVGTTNDPATPYAWAQSLARQLESGTLVTFTGEGHTAYNKGSACVDAAVDDYLIQGIVPSEDPQC, encoded by the coding sequence ATGACTCCCCACCCTCGTTTGATTGCCGTCATGGCCGGTGCGGTCGTGCTCACGCTCGGGCTGAGCGGATGCGTGTCGGCGTTCACTCCCGACACCGCCCCCACCACGTCCACTCCCACGGGCGAGGCGGTGGATTCGGCGCTCGACCCCTTCTACAGTCAGGTTTTGCAGTGGAACGACTGTGACAACGGCATGCAGTGCACCACGGCCAACGCGCCGCTCGACTACGGTGACCCCGGCGCGGGCACCATCAGCCTCGCGCTCGTGCGTCAGCCGGCAACTGGTGGCAACCGGCAGGGGTCGCTGCTCGTGAATCCCGGTGGGCCGGGGGCGTCGGGCTATGACCTGGTGAAGAATTCCGTGGATTTCGCTACCGACGAAACTCTGCAAGACAGTTTCGATGTGGTCGGGTTTGATCCGCGGGGAGTCGGGCGTTCCAGTGCTGTGGCCTGCTACGAGCCGGCGCAGATGGACGAGTACCTGTACGGCCTGACGACCGCGGCACGGAGAACGGATGCCTGGATCGCCGAACTCGAGGCCTCCTCGGTCGCCTTCGGTGAGGCCTGCGCGGCGAAAACCGGCGCGTTACTCGAACATGTCGACACGGAGAGCGCCGCCCGCGACCTAGACCTGCTGCGTGCGGTTTTGGGGGATGCGAAGCTCAACTATCTGGGTTACTCCTACGGCACCTACCTCGGTGCCACGTTTGCCGAGCTGTTTCCGGACAAGGTGGGACGTTTGGTCTTTGACGGGGCGATTGACCCGTCCACCAGCAATTTTGAGGTGACCGAGCTGCAGGCGAAGGGCTTTGAAAGTGCGCTGCGCGCGTACCTGACGGACTGCCTCGCCGGTGATCAGTGCCCGTTCAGCGGCACCGTGGATGACGCGATGGCGACGGTCGGCGCGCTGCTCGCATCCGTTGATGTCAGCCCACTCACGAGCACTGATGGCCGTCAGCTGGGTGCAAATGCCCTGCTCACCGCCATTATCGCCCCGTTGTATGAGGCCGCAGCCTGGCCGCTGTTGAGTAAGATGTTCACGGCCACGATGACGAACGATGCCTCAGCGGCGTTCAGCCTGGCCGATCAGTACAACGGTCGGCAGACGGACGGGAGCTACCGGGACAATTCGAGTGAGGCGTTCTCGGCAATCAACTGCGTGGACTACGCCTACAACGACGATCCGGCATCCATGCGTGCCCAGGCGGCGGAGATTGAGGTGATGGCGCCGATCATCGGTAGGTACATGAGCTTCGGCGATATCGGATGCGCCAATTGGCCGTACGCATTCACCGGGGAGCGCGGCGAGATCCAGGCTGCGGGAGCCGACCCCATTCTGGTGGTGGGTACGACAAATGATCCGGCTACCCCCTATGCCTGGGCCCAGAGCCTTGCGCGCCAGCTGGAGAGCGGCACCCTCGTGACGTTCACGGGAGAAGGCCACACGGCGTACAACAAGGGCAGTGCCTGCGTAGACGCGGCGGTCGATGACTATCTGATTCAAGGCATCGTTCCGAGCGAGGATCCGCAGTGCTGA
- a CDS encoding TetR/AcrR family transcriptional regulator, producing the protein MSEAHELGLRERKRQETRRAIQVAVLRLVRQRGLDKVTVEDVSRMVNVSPRTFFNYFPSKSAAFIGEAPGIPSDADIEAFVHAGGGTESLVSQLMGLLESNLRRTEADRELYQLRLEVMRENSYLFGIYMATMRDFEQDLERILIRRFLVDRPELASDRQGLENRARLYALVATATIRHGWLRWANSDGTIPLSQHVRSSFDEMYEMTRRSD; encoded by the coding sequence ATGTCTGAAGCGCACGAGCTTGGTCTACGTGAGCGAAAGCGACAGGAGACTCGTCGTGCGATTCAGGTTGCCGTGCTCCGGCTTGTGCGACAACGCGGCCTGGATAAGGTCACCGTCGAAGACGTCAGCCGCATGGTCAATGTGTCTCCACGCACATTCTTCAACTATTTTCCGTCGAAAAGCGCTGCGTTCATCGGTGAAGCTCCGGGAATCCCCTCCGACGCTGACATCGAGGCATTCGTCCATGCCGGCGGTGGGACCGAATCGCTGGTGTCCCAGCTGATGGGTCTGCTCGAATCCAATCTTCGTCGCACGGAGGCCGACCGTGAGCTGTATCAGCTGCGCCTTGAGGTGATGAGAGAGAACTCGTATCTCTTTGGCATCTACATGGCGACGATGCGAGACTTCGAGCAGGATCTGGAGCGTATCCTCATCCGTCGCTTCCTGGTCGACCGTCCCGAACTTGCCAGTGACCGGCAGGGACTGGAAAATCGAGCCCGACTCTACGCTCTGGTCGCCACTGCCACGATTCGGCACGGCTGGCTCAGGTGGGCCAACAGTGATGGAACGATTCCGCTCTCCCAGCACGTGCGTTCATCCTTTGATGAGATGTACGAGATGACCCGCCGGAGCGACTAA
- a CDS encoding IclR family transcriptional regulator: MQNNTLGRDSQPAPAPPRRNSAGLRRDFEILEILGSPEAEASGGFGVLRVAQLSGRDKGLVSRTLATLAEFGLVSRDEVTQNYRLGYQLYALAARTLESRLVRASVPYLRRVVTATHETTHLCVLRGGNVLTLASELSEYAFRGLGWEGVSTAAWRTSSGRVLVSDWAEDDLKRWYEAHGSDEPVTSPGAPVLLGTAMAPAARENDGVPLVTDFESLKREVAHIRRRGYATVDEEFEKGVVGVSAPVFDFRRNIIAAINVSAPKTRLGTHLHEAGALAARVAAELSVQLGAPPTS, encoded by the coding sequence ATGCAGAACAACACCCTGGGTCGTGATTCCCAACCAGCACCAGCCCCGCCCCGCCGGAACTCTGCAGGATTACGGCGCGATTTCGAGATCCTGGAGATTCTCGGATCTCCTGAGGCTGAGGCGTCTGGAGGGTTTGGCGTGCTGCGAGTGGCGCAACTGTCCGGCCGGGACAAGGGGCTTGTGTCACGCACGTTGGCAACCCTTGCCGAGTTTGGCCTCGTCTCCCGCGACGAGGTCACCCAGAACTATCGCTTGGGATACCAGCTCTATGCCCTTGCGGCGCGCACGCTGGAGTCACGACTCGTTCGGGCATCTGTTCCGTATCTGCGTCGTGTGGTCACGGCAACGCATGAAACCACTCACCTCTGTGTACTGCGTGGGGGGAACGTGCTGACCCTCGCCAGCGAACTGAGCGAGTATGCATTTCGCGGCCTCGGCTGGGAGGGGGTCAGCACTGCGGCGTGGCGCACGTCGTCGGGCCGTGTGCTGGTGAGCGACTGGGCCGAAGACGATTTGAAGCGCTGGTACGAAGCCCATGGCAGCGACGAACCCGTGACCAGCCCTGGGGCTCCGGTACTACTCGGAACCGCCATGGCTCCGGCCGCGCGAGAAAATGACGGAGTGCCGCTGGTGACCGACTTCGAGAGCTTGAAGCGCGAGGTTGCTCACATTCGTCGTCGTGGCTATGCCACCGTCGACGAGGAATTTGAGAAGGGTGTCGTGGGAGTCTCCGCGCCGGTCTTTGATTTTCGACGCAACATCATCGCCGCGATCAATGTCAGTGCACCAAAGACACGGCTCGGAACCCACCTCCATGAGGCCGGGGCGCTGGCCGCCCGGGTCGCCGCGGAGCTCTCCGTGCAACTCGGGGCACCCCCAACGTCATAA
- a CDS encoding ABC transporter permease, with protein sequence MNLDLNGLLTFWVRRWDDILELVGEHIAVVAVSLLIATVIGVGVGMLVWNKPLPRSTVIAAAGVALTIPSLALLALLLPIFGLGWIPTVIALVMYSLLPIVRNTVVGLREVPPAIMEAALGMGMTPFTVLLRVQLPMAWPIILTGVRVAAQLTIGVAAIAAYVAGPGLGQFIFQGLSSLGSKNALNFALTGTFGVVILALVVDAAFVAITRTTTSRGLRA encoded by the coding sequence GTGAACCTAGATTTGAACGGACTCTTGACGTTCTGGGTACGCAGATGGGACGACATTCTGGAATTGGTGGGCGAACACATCGCTGTTGTCGCGGTCTCGCTCCTGATCGCCACGGTTATTGGTGTCGGCGTTGGCATGTTGGTGTGGAACAAACCACTGCCTCGATCTACGGTCATCGCCGCAGCAGGTGTCGCCCTCACTATCCCGTCCCTCGCGCTGCTGGCTCTTCTGCTCCCCATATTCGGACTCGGCTGGATCCCAACGGTCATCGCTCTGGTGATGTATTCGTTGCTGCCCATCGTGCGGAACACGGTTGTGGGGCTGCGTGAGGTTCCACCAGCCATCATGGAGGCCGCCCTCGGTATGGGAATGACACCATTCACGGTGTTGCTCCGGGTGCAACTTCCGATGGCGTGGCCAATCATCCTCACGGGAGTTCGCGTGGCTGCCCAGCTGACGATCGGCGTCGCGGCCATCGCTGCCTACGTCGCCGGCCCTGGCTTAGGGCAGTTCATTTTTCAGGGTCTCAGCTCGCTCGGTTCCAAGAATGCCCTCAATTTTGCCCTCACCGGAACATTTGGTGTCGTGATTCTCGCCCTCGTCGTTGATGCAGCCTTTGTGGCCATCACCCGAACAACCACATCAAGGGGACTCCGTGCCTAA